The Enterobacteriaceae endosymbiont of Neohaemonia nigricornis genome has a segment encoding these proteins:
- the minD gene encoding septum site-determining protein MinD codes for MMRIIVVTSGKGGVGKTTSSAAIAIGLAQQGKKTVVIDFDIGLRNLDLIIGCEKRVVYDFINVLQGETTLHQALITDKHIENLYILPASQTRNKNALTYKGVETIFKSFNIMNFDFIICDSPAGIETGALVALYFADEAIIITNPEISSIRDSDRILGILSSQSNRAKNGEEPIVEHLLLTRYNPERVYCGDMLSLEDIIDILRIKIIGVIPEDPLVLKASNKGQSIILYKNSEAAQAYNDTVKRLLGDNIPLRFINQKRMNFFKRFFWK; via the coding sequence ATGATGCGTATAATTGTAGTAACATCAGGGAAAGGTGGTGTAGGAAAAACAACTTCTAGTGCTGCTATAGCTATAGGATTAGCACAACAAGGTAAAAAAACCGTTGTCATAGATTTTGATATTGGTTTGCGTAATTTAGATTTAATTATAGGATGTGAAAAAAGAGTAGTTTATGATTTTATTAATGTTTTACAAGGAGAAACTACTTTACATCAAGCATTAATTACAGATAAACATATTGAAAATTTATATATTTTACCTGCATCACAAACAAGAAACAAAAATGCTTTAACATATAAAGGTGTTGAAACAATTTTTAAAAGTTTTAATATTATGAATTTTGATTTCATTATATGTGATTCTCCAGCTGGTATAGAAACAGGTGCTTTAGTAGCATTATATTTTGCTGATGAAGCTATTATTATAACAAATCCTGAAATTTCTTCTATTAGAGATTCAGATAGAATATTAGGTATATTATCTTCTCAATCTAATAGAGCTAAAAATGGTGAAGAACCTATTGTTGAACATTTATTATTAACAAGATATAATCCTGAAAGAGTATATTGTGGAGATATGTTAAGTTTAGAAGATATTATTGATATTTTAAGAATTAAAATTATTGGTGTTATACCAGAAGATCCATTAGTATTAAAAGCATCCAATAAAGGTCAAAGTATTATACTTTATAAAAATTCTGAAGCTGCTCAAGCATATAATGATACTGTTAAACGATTATTAGGTGATAATATACCATTAAGATTTATAAATCAGAAAAGAATGAATTTCTTTAAACGTTTTTTTTGGAAATAA
- the tsaB gene encoding tRNA (adenosine(37)-N6)-threonylcarbamoyltransferase complex dimerization subunit type 1 TsaB, translating to MYKNILTINSCHENCTISLKINNILTYINKYCPNNHTQFILILINKLLHKNNISLKDIHLLGYALGPGNFTSIRVGMSIIEGISFALNIPKIGISNLMIIAEQAWQITKITNIISIIKYNNHHLYFALYKRNKKGLWIGQNSECILHYNNIIRKILSLKGIWLMISNIDYNIFKINIKKQYINHYLKLHYLNRISYSKYDLIYIINNIILNHSIINKQYKANYLNNMF from the coding sequence ATGTATAAAAATATTCTAACTATTAATAGTTGTCATGAGAATTGTACTATTTCATTAAAAATCAATAATATACTTACTTATATTAATAAGTATTGTCCTAATAATCACACACAATTTATATTAATATTAATTAATAAACTTTTACACAAAAATAATATATCTTTAAAAGATATACATTTATTAGGTTATGCATTAGGTCCTGGTAATTTTACCAGTATTAGAGTTGGTATGTCAATTATTGAAGGAATATCATTTGCATTAAATATTCCTAAAATTGGCATATCTAATTTAATGATTATAGCAGAACAAGCTTGGCAAATTACTAAAATTACTAATATTATTAGTATTATAAAATATAATAATCATCATTTATACTTTGCTTTGTATAAAAGAAATAAAAAAGGGTTATGGATTGGACAGAATAGTGAATGTATATTACATTATAATAATATTATTCGTAAAATTTTATCATTAAAAGGAATATGGTTAATGATTTCTAATATAGATTATAATATTTTTAAAATAAATATTAAAAAACAATATATAAATCATTATTTAAAATTACATTACTTAAATAGAATATCATATTCTAAATATGATTTAATATATATTATTAATAATATTATACTTAATCATAGTATAATAAACAAACAATATAAAGCTAATTATCTTAATAATATGTTTTAA
- the hslV gene encoding ATP-dependent protease subunit HslV encodes MTTIVCVRRNGEVVIGGDGQATLGNIVMKGNVKKIRKLYNNKVIAGFAGGTADAFTLFELFEQKLEMYQGNLTKSAVELAKDWRTDRILRKLEALLVIADKITSLIITGIGDVIQPENDIVTIGSGGPYAQASARALFDNTNLSAYEIVKKSLVIAGDICIYTNHNFTIEKLLSK; translated from the coding sequence ATGACGACTATAGTTTGTGTAAGAAGAAATGGAGAAGTTGTTATTGGTGGTGATGGTCAAGCTACACTTGGCAATATTGTAATGAAAGGTAATGTCAAAAAAATTCGTAAATTATATAATAATAAAGTAATAGCAGGTTTTGCAGGAGGCACAGCAGATGCATTTACTTTATTTGAATTATTTGAACAAAAATTAGAAATGTATCAAGGTAATTTGACTAAATCTGCTGTTGAATTAGCAAAAGATTGGAGAACAGATAGAATTTTAAGAAAATTAGAAGCATTATTAGTTATTGCTGATAAAATAACATCTTTAATTATTACAGGTATTGGAGATGTAATACAACCTGAAAATGATATAGTTACTATAGGATCTGGTGGACCATATGCACAAGCATCAGCTCGTGCGTTATTTGACAATACTAATTTAAGTGCATATGAAATAGTAAAAAAATCACTTGTTATAGCAGGAGATATTTGTATTTATACAAATCATAATTTTACTATTGAAAAACTATTATCTAAATAA
- the hslU gene encoding HslU--HslV peptidase ATPase subunit: MSEMTPREIVNELDKFIIGQNSAKKAVAIALRNRWRRMQLDENLRQEVTPKNILMIGPTGVGKTEIARRLAKLANAPFIKVEATKFTEIGYVGKEVDSIIRDLTDSAIKMIKTQAFKKNCYRAKEIAEERIINVLLLNTTWDKEQNKTLIRQKLLVKLRSGQLDNEVIEINISSTPMGVEIMAPPGMEEMTNQLQSLFQNLGGNKQKKRKLKIKHAFKLLIEEEANKLVNNEEIKQQAIEAVEQHGIVFLDEIDKICRRNTNMSSDISREGVQRDLLPLVEGCTVSTKHGMVKTDHILFIASGSFQIAKPSDLIPELQGRLPIRVELKALTTNDFERILIEPNASITMQYQSLLATEQVHINFTADGIRRIAESAWQVNETTENIGARRLHTVLEHLMSDISYNASEYNNKIITIDKNYVSKHLDTLVADEDISRYIL, encoded by the coding sequence ATGTCTGAAATGACCCCACGTGAAATTGTAAATGAATTAGATAAATTTATTATAGGACAAAATAGTGCTAAAAAAGCTGTAGCTATAGCTTTAAGAAATCGTTGGCGTCGTATGCAATTAGATGAAAATTTAAGGCAAGAAGTTACACCAAAAAATATATTAATGATTGGTCCAACAGGAGTTGGTAAAACTGAAATAGCACGTCGTTTGGCAAAATTAGCTAATGCTCCATTTATTAAAGTAGAAGCTACAAAATTTACTGAAATTGGTTATGTTGGTAAAGAAGTAGATTCTATTATTCGTGATTTAACTGATTCTGCAATTAAAATGATTAAAACTCAAGCTTTTAAAAAGAATTGTTATAGAGCAAAAGAAATAGCTGAAGAAAGAATTATTAATGTTTTATTATTAAATACCACTTGGGATAAAGAACAAAATAAAACATTAATTAGACAAAAATTACTTGTTAAGTTAAGATCAGGTCAATTAGATAATGAAGTAATTGAAATTAATATATCTAGTACACCTATGGGTGTAGAAATTATGGCACCACCAGGTATGGAAGAAATGACTAATCAATTACAATCATTATTTCAAAATTTAGGTGGTAATAAACAAAAAAAAAGAAAATTAAAAATTAAACATGCTTTTAAATTACTTATAGAAGAAGAAGCAAATAAATTAGTAAATAATGAAGAAATTAAACAACAAGCAATAGAAGCTGTTGAACAACATGGCATTGTTTTTCTAGATGAAATAGATAAAATTTGTAGAAGAAATACTAATATGTCATCTGATATTTCTAGAGAAGGAGTACAACGTGATTTATTACCATTAGTAGAAGGTTGCACAGTATCTACTAAACATGGAATGGTTAAAACTGATCATATATTATTTATTGCATCTGGATCTTTTCAAATTGCTAAACCATCAGATCTTATTCCTGAATTACAAGGTAGATTACCTATTAGAGTAGAATTAAAAGCATTAACTACAAATGATTTTGAAAGAATATTAATAGAACCTAATGCATCTATTACAATGCAATATCAATCTTTACTTGCAACAGAACAAGTACATATTAATTTTACTGCAGATGGCATTAGACGTATTGCAGAATCTGCATGGCAAGTAAATGAAACTACAGAAAATATAGGTGCAAGAAGATTACATACTGTTCTTGAACATTTAATGTCTGATATTTCATATAATGCTAGTGAATATAATAATAAAATTATTACCATTGACAAAAATTATGTTAGTAAACATTTAGATACATTAGTTGCTGATGAAGATATAAGTAGATATATTTTATAA
- the hisIE gene encoding bifunctional phosphoribosyl-AMP cyclohydrolase/phosphoribosyl-ATP diphosphatase HisIE, with product MLIDNNINKLNWDQPNGLIPTIIQHKISGQILMHAFMNKIALNMTLKNKKVTFFSRKRNTLWTKGETSGNFLQVDSILTDCDQDTLLILVNPIHKTCHLNTYSCFKSTMIPNFTFLYILEQFLNNRKNVKSITKSYTYNLYKSGTKRISQKVGEEAIETIIAANHNNKQEIIEETSDLLYHLIILLQSQNIKINDIIQMLQKRNSF from the coding sequence ATGTTAATTGATAATAATATAAATAAATTAAATTGGGATCAACCCAATGGATTAATCCCAACTATTATACAGCATAAAATTTCTGGACAAATTTTAATGCATGCTTTTATGAATAAAATTGCATTAAATATGACTTTAAAAAATAAAAAAGTAACATTTTTTTCTAGAAAACGTAATACTTTATGGACTAAAGGAGAAACTTCTGGTAATTTTTTACAGGTTGATTCAATCTTAACTGATTGTGATCAAGATACTTTATTAATTTTAGTTAATCCTATTCATAAAACATGTCATTTAAATACATACAGTTGTTTTAAAAGTACAATGATACCAAATTTCACATTTTTATATATTTTAGAACAATTTTTAAATAACAGAAAAAATGTTAAATCTATAACTAAATCATACACTTATAATTTATATAAAAGTGGAACAAAAAGAATATCTCAAAAAGTTGGTGAAGAAGCTATTGAAACTATTATAGCAGCAAATCATAATAACAAACAGGAAATCATAGAAGAAACATCTGATTTATTATATCATTTAATTATACTTTTACAATCTCAAAACATTAAAATAAATGATATTATTCAAATGTTACAAAAAAGAAATTCATTTTAA
- the hisF gene encoding imidazole glycerol phosphate synthase subunit HisF, whose amino-acid sequence MLAKRIIPCLDVLNGKVVKGKQFKNHKYVGNIVELAKKYDKDGADELVFYDITASIDNRIVDRTWISKIADVINIPFCVAGGIKSINDALTILQFGAEKISINSPALNNPLLIKDLSQYFGKQCIVVGIDSWYDKNNNKYYVYKYTGNINYIQKTTWETINWVKTVQELGAGEIVLNMMNHDGMNDGYDLKQLKDIKNICNIPLIASGGAGIYEHFYQVFHQDVNIDGALAASIFHNKIINIHKLKKFLFKKNIEIRLC is encoded by the coding sequence ATGTTGGCAAAACGCATAATTCCATGTTTAGATGTATTAAATGGTAAAGTAGTTAAAGGTAAACAATTTAAAAATCATAAATATGTAGGCAATATTGTAGAATTAGCTAAAAAATATGATAAAGATGGAGCAGATGAATTAGTTTTTTATGATATTACTGCTTCTATTGATAATAGAATAGTAGATAGAACATGGATTTCTAAAATTGCAGATGTAATAAATATTCCTTTTTGTGTTGCAGGAGGTATCAAATCTATTAATGATGCTTTAACAATTTTGCAATTTGGTGCAGAAAAAATATCTATTAATTCTCCAGCTTTAAATAATCCTTTGTTAATTAAAGATTTATCTCAATATTTTGGCAAACAATGTATTGTGGTTGGAATTGATTCTTGGTACGATAAAAATAATAATAAATATTATGTATATAAATACACAGGCAACATTAATTACATACAAAAAACAACATGGGAAACAATTAATTGGGTAAAAACAGTACAAGAATTAGGTGCAGGTGAAATAGTATTAAATATGATGAATCATGATGGTATGAATGACGGTTATGATTTAAAACAATTAAAAGATATTAAAAATATATGTAATATACCATTAATTGCTTCAGGTGGTGCGGGTATTTATGAACATTTTTACCAAGTATTTCATCAGGATGTTAATATTGATGGAGCTTTAGCTGCATCAATATTTCATAATAAAATAATTAATATTCATAAATTAAAAAAATTTTTATTTAAGAAAAACATAGAGATTAGATTATGTTAA
- the hisA gene encoding 1-(5-phosphoribosyl)-5-[(5-phosphoribosylamino)methylideneamino]imidazole-4-carboxamide isomerase, translated as MIIPAIDFIRGQVVRLYQGQYNLKKIYINDPIFYIKKYISHGAQKLHIIDLDGAKNSNHKQFKLFKKILFNISIPIQIGGGIRTIKDINIIHNIIPKSKIIIGSSIINDIESVQNWINLYNKKIILAIDIKVDKNNNKFVYINGWQKNSRLVFEDIIEKAIKIGIKYILCTDITKDGTFQGPNFKLYKEIINKYPEIYFQSSGGVTSLNDIKKLKDLGIKDIIIGKAFLENKFTIQEANKCWQNA; from the coding sequence AGGCCAAGTAGTACGCTTATATCAAGGACAATATAATTTAAAGAAAATATATATAAATGATCCTATTTTTTACATAAAAAAATATATTTCACATGGTGCACAAAAATTACATATTATTGATTTAGATGGTGCTAAGAATTCAAACCATAAACAATTTAAGTTATTTAAGAAAATATTATTCAATATTAGTATTCCAATACAAATTGGTGGTGGTATACGTACAATAAAAGATATTAACATTATACATAATATTATTCCTAAATCCAAAATTATAATTGGTTCCTCTATTATCAATGATATAGAGTCTGTACAAAATTGGATAAATTTATATAACAAAAAAATAATTTTAGCTATTGATATTAAAGTAGATAAAAATAATAATAAATTTGTATATATTAATGGATGGCAAAAAAATAGTAGATTAGTTTTTGAAGATATTATAGAAAAAGCAATTAAGATAGGCATTAAGTACATTTTATGTACAGATATTACAAAAGATGGTACATTTCAAGGTCCTAATTTTAAATTATATAAAGAAATAATAAATAAATATCCTGAAATATATTTTCAGTCTTCTGGAGGGGTAACATCATTAAATGATATCAAAAAATTAAAAGATTTAGGAATTAAAGATATAATTATTGGTAAAGCTTTTTTAGAAAATAAATTTACTATTCAAGAGGCTAATAAATGTTGGCAAAACGCATAA